The following coding sequences are from one Salvia hispanica cultivar TCC Black 2014 chromosome 3, UniMelb_Shisp_WGS_1.0, whole genome shotgun sequence window:
- the LOC125211262 gene encoding probable WRKY transcription factor 65, which produces MNAGFTRHRFANDLDDSDYSASNSGGDSPRSKIASTSSSKRSRRASQKRVVSVPIKDMEGLRQKGDQIGSPPSDSWAWRKYGQKPIKGSPYPRGYYRCSSSKGCPARKQVERSRLDPKMLVVTYYCEHNHNWPVSKASHHKTAAARNVKTPISEEDEEEEEEDEEEEVEKKPAINLSDQSHDEFEFAAADNKFSSSNHGGEFGWFADFESANCTMLESPMLAEERISADSEMAMIFTMREEDESLFADLGELPECSTVFRRGLATTG; this is translated from the exons ATGAACGCCGGATTCACCCGCCACCGCTTCGCCAACGACCTCGACGACTCCGATTACTCCGCCAGCAACAGCGGCGGAGATTCCCCGCGCTCCAAGATCGCTTCCACTTCCTCCTCcaaaagaag TCGGAGAGCTTCACAGAAGAGAGTGGTGTCAGTGCCGATCAAGGACATGGAGGGATTGAGGCAGAAGGGTGATCAGATTGGATCTCCGCCGTCCGATTCATGGGCGTGGAGGAAGTACGGCCAAAAGCCAATCAAAGGCTCCCCATATCCGAG AGGGTATTATAGGTGCAGTAGCTCGAAGGGATGTCCGGCCAGAAAACAAGTGGAGAGGAGTCGATTGGATCCCAAAATGTTGGTGGTGACATATTATTGCGAGCACAACCACAATTGGCCGGTTTCCAAGGCCAGCCACCACAAAACCGCCGCCGCCAGAAACGTCAAAACTCCGATTTCGGAGGAGgatgaggaagaggaagaggaggacgaggaggaggaagtGGAGAAGAAGCCTGCGATTAATCTATCTGATCAATCTCACGACGAATTCGAATTCGCGGCGGCGGATAACAAATTCAGCAGTAGCAATCACGGCGGCGAATTCGGATGGTTTGCTGATTTCGAATCGGCAAATTGCACTATGCTGGAGAGCCCGATGCTGGCGGAGGAGAGGATTAGTGCCGACAGCGAGATGGCGATGATTTTCACGATGAGGGAGGAGGATGAGTCGCTCTTCGCCGATCTCGGCGAGCTGCCGGAGTGCTCCACCGTGTTCCGCCGTGGATTGGCGACCACCGGATGA
- the LOC125208861 gene encoding uncharacterized protein LOC125208861 isoform X2, whose protein sequence is MRRKERAMVKRACTSHNDHRGYSRICFFHLSAIHHIILALQFLYYAYSFLRRFCRSWSKPTCLEKYIKLVVSRPLLKQMIIHFIGSNRARISVVLMSKYHSQDNGKLRSIV, encoded by the exons ATGAGAAGGAAGGAAAGAGCCATGGTGAAGCGTGCATGCACATCGCACAACGACCATAGAGGTTATTCCCGAATATGCTTCTTTCATTTATCTGCAATTCATCACATCATCTTGGCGCTCCAATTTCTTTACTACG CCTATAGCTTTCTTCGGCGGTTTTGCAGAAGTTGGTCTAAACCTACTTGTCTGGAAAAAT ATATAAAGCTCGTTGTGAGTAGACCATTACTTAAGCAGATGATCATACATTTCATAGGCTCCAATCGTGCCAGAATTTcag TTGTGTTAATGAGCAAATATCACAGTCAGGATAATGGCAAGCTCAGGAGTATTGTATAA
- the LOC125208861 gene encoding uncharacterized protein LOC125208861 isoform X1 has product MVKRACTSHNDHRGVLVAAYSFLRRFCRSWSKPTCLEKYIKLVVSRPLLKQMIIHFIGSNRARISGGCIHNTNTDACSQEARMIIIVINHMEMNRFHSHYYFSTYKKGRLIISGILKFSTCHCSHTILCT; this is encoded by the exons ATGGTGAAGCGTGCATGCACATCGCACAACGACCATAGAG GTGTCTTGGTGGCAGCCTATAGCTTTCTTCGGCGGTTTTGCAGAAGTTGGTCTAAACCTACTTGTCTGGAAAAAT ATATAAAGCTCGTTGTGAGTAGACCATTACTTAAGCAGATGATCATACATTTCATAGGCTCCAATCGTGCCAGAATTTcag GGGGATGCATTCACAATACCAACACAGATGCATGTAGTCAAGAAGCAAGAATGATTATTATTGTCATTAATCACATGGAAATGAATAGGTTTCactcacattattattttagtacgTATAAAAAGGGTAGGTTAATCATAAGCGGTATATTAAAGTTTAGTACATGCCATTGTTCTCATACTATATTGTGTACCTAA
- the LOC125209160 gene encoding uncharacterized protein LOC125209160, producing MEAENVLNLFDSMWFHLGILEKTPTPPPSLQTQPNQPSNQNVSRQISLLGRSKSEDLSSFKTKSSTSPAIKPLLQTILSDKEVSVSLEIPKSPAMKKPVIKQQHGMRRKKKLSKSMSQLEFEEVKGFIDMGFVFSEEAKDDRALVEIVPGLQKLGQRTECGEPETEEERRRRRRRRRSEEASRMRGRPYLSEAWEFYEEEERRLMKWRVPLPLPAATNEMDIKDSLKSWAHTVASAVR from the coding sequence ATGGAAGCTGAAAATGTTCTAAACCTCTTCGATTCGATGTGGTTCCACCTCGGAATCCTCGAAAAAACCCCAACCCCACCACCATCACTTCAAACCCAACCGAAtcaaccatcaaatcaaaacgtttCGCGCCAAATATCGTTGCTAGGAAGATCAAAGAGCGAAGACCTGTCAAGCTTCAAAACAAAGAGTTCCACCTCTCCCGCCATAAAACCCCTCCTCCAAACCATACTCTCCGACAAAGAGGTTTCGGTTTCATTGGAAATTCCGAAAAGTCCAGCGATGAAGAAGCCCGTGATCAAACAGCAGCACGGCatgagaaggaagaagaagctgAGCAAAAGCATGTCTCAGCTGGAGTTCGAAGAGGTGAAGGGCTTCATCGACATGGGCTTCGTGTTCTCGGAAGAAGCCAAGGATGACCGGGCCCTCGTTGAGATCGTCCCCGGCCTGCAAAAGCTAGGGCAGAGAACAGAATGCGGTGAGCCAGAAACTGAAgaggagaggaggaggaggaggaggaggaggagaagtgAGGAAGCTTCTAGAATGAGAGGGAGGCCGTATCTATCAGAAGCGTGGGAGTTTTatgaagaggaagagagaagGTTGATGAAATGGAGggttcctcttcctcttccagCAGCAACAAATGAGATGGACATCAAGGATAGCCTCAAATCATGGGCCCACACAGTGGCTTCTGCTGttagatga